The Enterobacter asburiae genome window below encodes:
- the cpxP gene encoding cell-envelope stress modulator CpxP, which produces MRKVTAAVMASTLAFSAFSQAAEAIISDNSPLQEGATQNSSQSHMFDGISLTEHQRQQMRDLMQRARHDQPPVNVSEMETMHRLVTAENFDESAVRAQAEKMAQEQVARQVELAKVRNQMFHLLTPEQQAVLNTKHQQRMDQLREVARMQRSSETTFFSSNSSTRSNQ; this is translated from the coding sequence ATGCGCAAAGTTACCGCTGCCGTCATGGCCTCAACGCTGGCGTTCAGTGCGTTTAGCCAGGCTGCTGAAGCTATCATCAGCGATAACAGTCCCTTACAAGAGGGTGCAACGCAGAACAGCAGCCAAAGCCATATGTTTGACGGCATAAGTTTAACCGAACATCAGCGTCAACAGATGCGAGATCTGATGCAGAGGGCACGACACGACCAGCCCCCTGTTAATGTTAGCGAAATGGAGACAATGCATCGCCTTGTCACCGCAGAAAATTTTGACGAAAGCGCTGTACGCGCTCAGGCCGAAAAAATGGCACAAGAACAGGTTGCCCGCCAGGTAGAGTTGGCGAAGGTCCGCAACCAGATGTTCCACCTGCTAACGCCCGAGCAGCAAGCGGTTTTGAATACGAAACATCAGCAGCGAATGGACCAGCTGCGTGAGGTTGCACGGATGCAGCGAAGCTCAGAAACGACGTTTTTCAGTAGCAATAGCAGTACCCGTAGTAACCAGTAA